Proteins found in one Brachypodium distachyon strain Bd21 chromosome 5, Brachypodium_distachyon_v3.0, whole genome shotgun sequence genomic segment:
- the LOC100832290 gene encoding uncharacterized protein LOC100832290, producing MDLLVSVIKRELNKYTSPEEVIRRGFRTIRKVPQHIREVDRSSYEPIVLSIGPYHHGTQALLHMEKEKWKSLDFILKLNCKRSIQDYLKVTAELERQARNCYSEEIKMERKQFIQMLLLDVCFILVKIDGSVITAMHDLNKYGRSAAQEVNDDTTVQETGASLRPVNSDATYVRSLSAKSMNQHEEFVLEMGLCNEGVSSSTAGRNNVPSDEKPTSPCDSYIMGDWYSISAWHDLFLLENQIPFFVIDRIYRFVMDDITIDTSPAEKTSECVEDILRHFPIAIEETERPTQFHHFLHLCHMYLRPSQKTGEIEEDPIRPGYLYHLINFGHNYADTAHGPTKSRQFNTSRQQKDCFQAGMLPSRWRQAAQYHEAGIGLMKREYR from the coding sequence ATGGATTTGTTGGTCAGTGTTATTAAGAGGGAACTAAACAAATATACGTCACCTGAAGAGGTTATTCGAAGGGGATTTCGAACGATTCGCAAGGTTCCACAGCATATTCGTGAGGTCGATAGGAGTTCCTATGAACCGATTGTTCTTTCAATTGGTCCATATCACCATGGAACGCAGGCTTTGCTACACATGGAGAAGGAAAAATGGAAAAGTTTAGATTTCATACTGAAACTGAATTGCAAAAGATCGATACAGGACTACCTCAAAGTGACCGCTGAATTAGAAAGGCAAGCTAGGAACTGTTATTCTGAGGAGATCAAGATGGAAAGGAAACAGTTTATTCAGATGCTTCTGCTTGATGTGTGCTTTATTCTTGTTAAAATTGATGGATCTGTTATCACTGCAATGCATGACTTAAATAAGTATGGACGGAGTGCTGCTCAAGAAGTAAATGATGATACTACAGTTCAAGAAACTGGAGCATCATTAAGACCAGTGAATAGTGACGCAACATACGTCCGGAGCTTGTCTGCAAAATCTATGAACCAACATGAGGAATTTGTGCTAGAAATGGGACTATGCAACGAGGGTGTTAGTTCTTCCACAGCCGGAAGAAATAACGTGCCGAGTGATGAAAAACCTACCAGTCCATGTGACTCTTATATCATGGGAGATTGGTACAGTATTTCAGCCTGGCATGATCTTTTTTTGCTAGAGAATCAGATTCCATTTTTTGTCATTGACAGGATATACAGATTTGTGATGGATGATATTACGATAGACACATCACCTGCTGAGAAAACTTCCGAATGTGTTGAGGATATCTTGAGGCACTTCCCAATAGCCATTGAGGAGACAGAGAGACCTACGCAATTTCACCATTTCCTGCACTTATGCCATATGTACCTTAGACCAAGCCAAAAGACTGGAGAAATTGAGGAAGACCCAATAAGGCCTGGGTATTTGTACCACCTTATAAATTTTGGCCATAACTATGCAGATACTGCTCATGGACCAACGAAAAGCCGCCAGTTTAACACTTCAAGACAACAAAAGGATTGTTTCCAAGCTGGCATGTTGCCTAGTCGCTGGCGTCAAGCAGCTCAGTACCATGAAGCTGGTATTGGACTTATGAAAAGAGAGTACCGTTAA
- the LOC100832914 gene encoding UPF0481 protein At3g47200-like, with protein sequence MTQCWLLPAVVRFKRFLNHDILLLENQIPFFIVKALYGPNRASISSQIPQFGQKYFKLGYYLDDNARRFSSDQGEKYLQTGEELNRWRRAAQYLEAGVKFKRREYDRLEPHSLLDVKFRNGAMEMPCIVIDESTASLFRNLIAFEQTCPEFGDDFTAYIVFLSQLVSMPEDVTQLAKREIIVHHLDSDLQVSDLFTMLSKDVVFDFNGTYYLKSLCQILEVHYQNRLNRWMAWLWTNHFRNPWLGLAAAGTIVVLVCTVLQTIYGILAYINPP encoded by the exons ATGACGCAGT GCTGGCTTTTGCCCGCCGTAGTTCGCTTCAAAAGATTTTTAAATCATGATATTTTACTATTGGAGAATCAGATTCCATTTTTCATTGTCAAGGCATTGTATGGG CCAAATCGGGCCTCAATATCTTCACAAATTCCTCAGTTTGGACAGAAGTATTTTAAGCTTGGTTATTATCTTGATGATAATGCGCGAAGATTTTCATCTGACCAAGGGGAGAAGTACTTACAAACTGGAGAGGAACTCAATCGCTGGCGCCGAGCAGCACAATATCTTGAAGCTGGAGTAAAATTTAAGAGAAGGGAGTACGATAGATTAGAACCACATTCTTTACTTGATGTGAAGTTCAGGAATGGTGCAATGGAGATGCCTTGCATTGTTATTGATGAATCCACTGCCAGCCTTTTCAGGAACCTTATTGCATTTGAGCAGACATGTCCCGAATTTGGGGATGACTTCACTGCCTATATTGTTTTCTTGTCTCAGTTAGTTAGCATGCCTGAAGATGTTACACAACTCGCGAAGAGAGAAATAATTGTGCATCATCTAGATAGTGACTTACAAGTGTCAGATCTGTTCACTATGCTCAGTAAAGATGTGGTATTTGATTTTAATGGCACATATTATTTAAAGTCTCTTTGTCAGATATTGGAGGTTCATTATCAGAATCGTCTAAATCGGTGGATGGCTTGGCTCTGGACGAATCATTTCAGGAACCCATGGTTGGGCTTAGCTGCAGCAGGAACGATTGTTGTACTTGTCTGCACTGTTTTGCAGACAATATACGGCATATTGGCATACATTAATCCACCGTAG
- the LOC100831505 gene encoding glycerol kinase, translated as MAGKEGEEEVYVASIDQGTTSTRFIVYDRHARPVASHQLEFKQHYPEAGWVEHDPMEIMESVRACMANALEKAAADGLNVSAGLKAIGITNQRETTVMWSKSTGLPLYNAIVWMDVRTSSICRRLEGELAGGRTHFVETCGLPISTYFSALKLLWLMENVDAVKDAVRAGDALFGTIDTWLIWNLTGGIGGKDGKQIGQHVTDCSNASRTMLMNLKALDWDKPTLKALGIPADILPKIISNSEKIGLVADGFPLAGVPISGCLGDQHAAMLGQLCQKGEAKSTYGTGAFILLNTGEEVTQSSHGLLSTIAYKLGPSAPTNYALEGSIAIAGAAVQWLRDSLGIIRSAAEIEELAESVQDSGGIYFVPAFNGLFAPWWRDDARGICIGITRFTNKGHIARAVLESMCFQVNDVLSSMHKDAGEAGEVKSAEGEFLLRVDGGATVNNLLMQIQADLLGSPVVRPADIETTAIGAAYAAGLAAGVWTKEQIFAGLHKENTTVFRPKLDEAHRKKRGDSWYKAVSRSFDLADLSL; from the exons ATGGCGGGgaaggagggggaggaggaggtgtaCGTGGCGTCGATCGACCAGGGCACCACCAGCACCAGGTTCATCGTCTACGACCGCCACGCCAGGCCCGTCGCCTCGCACCAGCTCGAGTTCAAGCAGCACTACCCGGAGGCAGG ATGGGTCGAGCATGATCCTATGGAGATCATGGAGAGCGTGAGGGCGTGCATGGCAAATGCACTTGAGAAAGCTGCTGCTGATGGATTAAATGTGTCTGCTGGCTTGAAGGCTATAGGGATCACAAATCAGAGGGAGACCACTGTTATGTGGAGCAAATCCACAGGCCTTCCGCTCTATAATGCCATTGTGTGGATGGACGTTCGCACAAGCTCCATTTGCAG GAGATTGGAAGGTGAGCTGGCGGGTGGTAGAACACACTTTGTGGAGACATGTGGATTACCAATCAGTACCTATTTTAGTGCTCTGAAGCTACTTTGGTTGATGGAAAATGTTGATGCTGTCAAGGATGCAGTCCGGGCCGGGGATGCATTATTTGGCACAATCGACACCTGGCTGATCTGGAACCTGACAGGAGGCATTGGCGGTAAAGATGGAAAACAGATCGGACAGCATGTCACAGATTGCTCAAATGCATCTCGCACGATGCTTATGAATCTAAAGGCACTTGATTGGGACAAGCCTACACTCAAGGCATTAGGAATTCCTGCTGACATCTTACCAAAGATTATCAGTAACTCAGAGAAAATTGGTTTGGTTGCCGATGGGTTTCCTTTGGCTGGTGTCCCCATCTCAGGGTGTCTAGGAGATCAGCATGCAGCAATGCTCGGGCAATTATGCCAAAAAGGTGAAGCAAAAAGCACCTATGGAACTGGTGCCTTCATCCTTCTCAACACAGGGGAGGAGGTTACCCAATCTTCCCATGGGCTTCTTAGCACAATTGCTTATAAGCTTGGCCCAAGCGCACCCACTAATTATGCTCTAGAAGGCTCGATTGCAATTGCTGGTGCAGCAGTTCAGTGGTTGAGGGACagcctcggaatcattcgctcAGCAGCAGAAATTGAAGAGTTGGCTGAAAGCGTGCAGGATTCAGGTGGGATATACTTTGTGCCAGCATTCAATGGATTGTTCGCACCATGGTGGAGGGATGATGCCAGGGGGATCTGCATAGGAATCACAAGGTTCACCAATAAGGGGCACATTGCTCGAGCAGTGCTTGAGAGTATGTGCTTTCAGGTGAATGATGTCCTCAGCTCCATGCACAAGGATGCTGGGGAGGCAGGAGAAGTCAAGAGTGCTGAAGGAGAGTTCTTGTTGCGTGTTGATGGTGGTGCTACTGTCAATAACCTTCTCATGCAGATTCAG GCTGATTTGCTGGGTAGTCCTGTTGTCAGACCAGCTGACATCGAGACAACAGCCATTGGAGCCGCATATGCAGCAGGGTTAGCTGCTGGTGTCTGGACAAAGGAGCAAATATTTGCAGGTTTGCACAAGGAGAACACGACAGTCTTCCGCCCGAAATTGGATGAGGCACacaggaagaagagaggggacTCCTGGTACAAGGCGGTCTCAAGATCATTTGATCTGGCTGATCTTTCTCTCTAG